In Thiospirochaeta perfilievii, a single window of DNA contains:
- a CDS encoding sugar ABC transporter ATP-binding protein: MSKKIILEMRGICKSFPGVKALDDVTFSVEEGEIHCLVGENGAGKSTLMKVLSGVYPHGNYSGDIVFNGEVQEFKHINDSEEAGIAIIYQELALIPELSVYENIFLGHEIHHNGVLNWNETIKQAGDVLKKVGLDINPETQIKELGVGKQQLVEIAKALSRDVKLLILDEPTAALNEDDCDNLLMLLKDLQKQGVTSIMITHKLKEVTAISDTVTVLRDGQTICTLDAKAGEISENILIKNMVGREIDNIYPPRSHKISDKVLLEVKNWTATDKNGRKVLDNMSLNVKEGEIIGLAGLMGAGRTEFARSIFGNPDKYELNGDLILKGAKLVAKHPKDAIEAGLAYVSEDRKGNGLILQQSVMENISISNLKELEKSLVIDTNAEIKIATEYKESLRIKTPSIEQLVNNLSGGNQQKVQLGKWLFVKPNVLILDEPTRGIDVGAKFEIYTLMNDLVEKGMSIIMISSELPEVLGMSDRIYVVSEGRITGEKPISEANQENIMQLATN, encoded by the coding sequence ATGTCAAAGAAAATAATCCTTGAGATGAGGGGTATATGTAAATCGTTTCCAGGTGTTAAAGCATTAGATGATGTAACATTTAGTGTAGAAGAGGGTGAAATTCACTGTCTAGTTGGAGAAAATGGAGCCGGTAAATCAACCTTAATGAAAGTATTAAGTGGTGTTTATCCCCATGGAAATTACAGTGGAGATATTGTATTTAATGGTGAAGTTCAGGAATTCAAACATATTAATGATAGTGAAGAGGCAGGAATTGCAATAATTTACCAAGAGTTGGCATTAATTCCTGAATTGTCTGTATATGAGAATATCTTTTTAGGTCATGAAATACATCATAATGGTGTGCTTAATTGGAATGAAACAATTAAACAGGCTGGAGATGTTTTAAAAAAAGTAGGCTTAGATATTAACCCTGAGACTCAAATAAAGGAGTTAGGGGTAGGAAAGCAGCAATTAGTAGAGATTGCTAAGGCTCTAAGTCGTGATGTTAAACTCTTAATTTTAGATGAGCCAACTGCTGCATTAAATGAAGATGATTGTGATAACCTATTAATGTTATTAAAGGATCTTCAAAAACAGGGTGTAACATCAATTATGATAACACATAAATTAAAAGAGGTTACTGCTATATCAGATACAGTGACTGTTTTAAGGGATGGTCAAACAATCTGTACTCTAGATGCAAAGGCTGGAGAAATATCAGAAAATATATTAATCAAAAATATGGTTGGAAGGGAAATTGATAATATCTATCCACCTAGGAGCCATAAAATATCAGATAAAGTACTATTAGAAGTAAAGAATTGGACAGCAACAGATAAAAATGGACGAAAAGTTTTAGATAATATGAGCCTAAATGTTAAAGAGGGTGAAATTATTGGTCTTGCGGGCTTAATGGGGGCAGGGCGTACTGAGTTTGCAAGAAGCATTTTTGGAAACCCAGACAAATATGAACTAAATGGAGACTTAATCTTAAAGGGTGCTAAGCTTGTGGCTAAACATCCAAAGGATGCTATAGAAGCTGGTCTAGCTTATGTCTCTGAAGATAGAAAAGGCAATGGACTAATACTTCAGCAAAGTGTTATGGAAAATATATCTATTTCAAACTTAAAAGAGTTAGAAAAGAGTCTAGTTATTGATACTAATGCAGAGATAAAGATCGCAACAGAGTATAAGGAGTCTCTTAGAATTAAAACTCCATCTATTGAGCAACTGGTTAATAACTTAAGTGGTGGTAATCAGCAAAAGGTTCAATTAGGAAAGTGGTTATTTGTTAAGCCAAATGTATTGATTTTAGATGAACCAACAAGGGGTATCGATGTTGGAGCTAAGTTTGAAATATATACACTTATGAATGATTTGGTAGAAAAAGGGATGTCCATAATTATGATATCTTCTGAACTACCTGAGGTTTTAGGAATGAGTGACAGAATCTATGTTGTTTCTGAAGGTCGAATTACTGGTGAGAAGCCTATATCTGAGGCTAACCAGGAAAACATAATGCAATTAGCAACAAATTAA
- a CDS encoding sugar ABC transporter substrate-binding protein yields the protein MKLFLRIALLAIVSMTMTGLFASNNGEAKMESGAKKLSVGIILPTKDEPRWLQDEARFRDALEKAGYSVEILFSQGDSARERANVEALVAKGVEVLIMTPHDGAAAAAAANEAHNAGVKVISYDRLITNTESVDFYVTFDSLSVGKAFGQYLVDNATGTGNNLYLYAGAASDNNAFIFFDGAWQVLQPKIADGTFVVQNSTEAVALKNKPKLSRAELGKIIGQVTTNWDFNVAKNLAEANLTVAPASAKGKVYIAAPNDGTARSIADAFAADSDVTEYLITGQDAEKASVQYIIDGKQSMTVLKDVRILVADAIKAAIKFLEGNTPTATGSYANGAKDVPAIQTEVITVDRQNVKAVIVDSGYYPASDFTGL from the coding sequence ATGAAGTTATTTTTAAGAATTGCGTTATTAGCAATTGTATCCATGACAATGACTGGACTTTTTGCATCTAACAATGGTGAAGCAAAAATGGAATCAGGTGCTAAAAAGTTATCAGTAGGTATTATTTTACCAACAAAAGATGAGCCTAGATGGTTACAAGATGAAGCGCGGTTTAGAGATGCTTTAGAAAAAGCGGGATACTCTGTTGAGATCCTATTTTCCCAGGGTGACTCTGCAAGAGAGAGAGCAAATGTTGAAGCTTTAGTTGCAAAGGGTGTTGAAGTTCTAATTATGACACCACATGACGGGGCAGCAGCAGCGGCAGCAGCAAACGAAGCTCATAATGCAGGTGTTAAAGTTATTTCATACGATAGACTAATTACAAATACTGAATCAGTTGATTTTTATGTAACTTTTGATAGTTTATCTGTAGGTAAGGCTTTTGGACAGTACTTAGTTGATAACGCAACTGGAACTGGAAATAACTTATACTTATATGCTGGAGCTGCAAGTGATAACAATGCGTTTATCTTCTTCGACGGTGCATGGCAAGTATTACAACCAAAAATTGCTGACGGTACTTTTGTAGTTCAAAACTCAACAGAGGCTGTAGCACTTAAAAATAAACCAAAATTAAGCAGAGCTGAATTAGGTAAAATTATTGGTCAAGTTACAACTAACTGGGACTTTAATGTTGCTAAAAACCTAGCTGAAGCGAACTTAACAGTTGCTCCTGCTTCTGCTAAAGGAAAAGTTTATATTGCTGCACCAAACGATGGTACTGCAAGATCAATTGCCGATGCATTTGCAGCAGATAGTGATGTTACAGAGTACTTAATTACTGGACAAGATGCAGAGAAGGCTTCTGTTCAATATATTATCGATGGTAAGCAATCAATGACAGTTTTAAAAGATGTTAGAATCCTAGTTGCTGATGCTATTAAAGCTGCAATTAAGTTCCTAGAAGGTAATACTCCAACAGCTACAGGTTCTTATGCAAATGGTGCTAAGGATGTTCCTGCAATACAAACTGAGGTTATTACTGTAGATCGACAAAATGTAAAAGCAGTTATAGTTGATAGTGGTTACTACCCAGCAAGTGATTTTACTGGACTATAA